GTGACCTATGAAACCATCAGGGTGGAAATTGAAGAAGGAATTGCAACGATCACCCTTAATCGCCCGGAAGTGCTGAATGCCTTAAACAGCCAGGTTTTTAACGAATTAGCCGCTGCCGCAAAGAATTTGGGAGAAGATGAAGGGGTGCGCGGGGTAATTCTCACCGGCGGCGAAAAGGTTTTTGCTGCAGGGGCGGATATTAAGCAGATGGCCTCTTTAAATGCAGTCGAGGTAGTGAAGAGTATCAGACCTTCAAGGATAGCTTTTAATTTAATAGAAAATCTGCAGAAACCCGTCATTTCGGCTATTGCTGGTTATGCCCTAGGCGGTGGCTGTGAACTAAGCTTAACCACAGATGTGCGTATTGCAGCGGATAATGCTCAATTCGGCTTGCCGGAAATCAAATTGGGGATCCTGCCTGGCGGCGGAGGGACTCAACGTTTGCCGCGTCTGATTGGAGCCGGTAAGGCCAAAGAATTAATCTTCAGCGGAGATATCATTAATGCGGAGGAAGCCCTGAGGATTGGGCTTGTGAATAAAGTGGTATCTGCGGATCAATTAATGGCAGAAGCTAAAAAGATGGCCAAAAAGTTTATTTCTAAAGGTGCTATTGCTCTGCAATTAGCTAAATCCTGCATTAATGAGGGGCTTCAGGTAGATTTGGAAACGGGCTTACAGTATGAACACAAATGTTTTGCCTTGTTATTTGCCACTGAAGACCAAAAAGAGGGTATGCAAGCCTTTCTTGAAAAACGCAAACCAAATTTTCAAGGAAGATAGATTTTCCTAGTGGTTAGATGAGTACAGACCAAGATTTAGACAAAAGAAAAGGAAGTGTTTGTGTTGGCCAGTAACTTTCGCTACAGTACGCAAGATCATAAGTTTATCATCAAAGAATGGCTGGATGGAACTAAGATTCTGGGCTTAAAACGTTATCGGGATATGTTCAGCCTGGAAGATGTTGACGGTATTCTTGATCAAGCCTTAAAAGTTTGTAAGGATGTAGTGGCTCCCACCAATGACGATGGGGATACCATTAAAGCAGTCTTTAAAGAGGGTAAAGTGACGGTTCCCCCCTCTTTTCATCATGCTTTTCAATATGTTGCTGAGAACGGCTGGGGTGCTACCAACAAGGATAAAGATAATGAAAGTGCAATGCCGGGGTTATTATACGGAGCAGTTCATGAGTATATGATTGCCGCAAATCCGGCTTTTGTTGCCTACTTGGGCCTGCCGGGCGGAGTAGCAACCATTATTAAGCAGTTTGGAACCCAGGAACAAATCGACTTTTTCACCCCTAATTTGTTTCAGACGACTTGGGGAGGGACCATGTGCATCACTGAGCCTGGGGGCGGCTCTGATGTAGGAGATATGCTGAGCAAAGCATATCCAACAGAAGATTCCAAGATTTTTAAAATTAAAGGCACAAAATGCTTTATAACCTGCGGTGATCATGATCTGACAGAAAATATTATTCATTTGGTTTTAGCCAGAATCGATGGAGCAGTTCCGGGAACAAAAGGGTTGTCACTCTTCTTAGTACCTAAGATATGGGTTAATGAGGATGGAAGCTTAGGGGAAGCCAATGATGTTGTCACAGTAGGAATTGAGCATAAAATGGGGCTTAAAGGGTCTGCCACAGCTGTCCTGAATTTTGGCGAAGAGGGGAATTGCCGGGGCTTCCTTCTGGGTGCGCCTTTAAATGAAAAAGGGCAAGGAGAAGGTATAGCCCAAATGTTTAAGATGATTAACGGGTCTAGGGTAGACACCGGGCACTGTGCCCTAGCGGTTGCGACGGTAGCCTATTATAATGCCGCCGCCTATGCCAAAGAACGCATTCAAGGACGTCCGATTGAAGATCCCAGGGGAAATAGGGTTCCTCTTATTCAGCACGAGGATATTCGCCGGATGCTGCTCAGCCAAAAGGCTACTCTGGAAGCAATGAGAGCAATCATTTTTAAAGGCTATTACTACTTGGATTTAATAGCCTTTGGGGATGATCCGGAGGACGTTCGCCAGGCAAAACGTTATATTGAGTTGATCACGCCTCTAATTAAAGCATATTGTTCAGACCAAGCCTGGCTGATGATTACGGAAGCCATCCAGATCCACGGCGGATATGGGTATACAGAGGAATACCCAATTGCTCGTCAGGCCAGAGATGTGAAGATTTATTCGATTTGGGAAGGCACTAACTTCATTCAGTCTCTGGATTTAGTTTTCCGTAAATGGGCCTTGGATAAAGGCACTGTTTTTAATGAGTGGCTGCAGGATATTGCTGTTTTTGTGAAGGAAAAATCTGAGAGCCCAGAATTCCAGCGGGATATGGCAATGTTAAGCCGAGCATTAAAGGCTTATTCCGAACTCACTAAAACAGTGTTTGGCTATATGCAGGAAAATATCCACCTGGTCCCCTTGTACAGCACAAGACTTTTAAGGGTTACCGCGGAACTATATTGTGGTTATTTGTTAATGCAGCAAGCCTTTGTTGCCCAAGAGAAACTGGTAGCTGGTGCAGGAGAGGTTGATTTCTATAAAGGAAAAATCAGCTCTGCTCAGTTTTATTTGAGAAACATTGTACCTGATGTAATAGCCACTGCTGAGATCATTAAGGATTATGATACCTCTGCTATGGAAATTCCTGAAGAGGCTTTTAATTATTAAAGTGATGAGAATAGGAGGGAAAACAATGAATATCGAAGATGTTAAAAACATTTGTGTTATAGGTGCCGGCAACATGGGTCATCAAATAGCCCTGTGCTGTGCTTTGGCCGGTTATAAAGTGACTTGTACGGATATTAGCCAGGAGATGTTAGATAAAGCGGAAGCCTTTGCAAAATCATATTTGCCTGAACGGGTTGCTAAAGGAAAGCTGACCCAAGAAATGGCCGATGGTGCTTTAACAAATCTCCAATTTATTCCAAGCTTAGAGGAGGCTGCCGGAGAGGCGGATTATGTCATTGAGGCTGCTGTAGAGAAAATGGAAATAAAACGAAAACTCTTTGCAGACCTGGATAGAATCGCTCCTCCCCAGGCAATTTTAGCAACCAACAGCTCTTATATTGTCAGTTCACAAATCGCCGATGCGACAAAGAGGCCTGCGAAGATCTGCAACATGCACTTTTTTAATCCGGCTTTGGTTATGAAATTAGTTGAAGTTGTGCAAGGCCCTCATACTTCAGAGGAAACTGCTCAAGTGACAATGGATTTGTGTGCTAAATTAGGAAAGATTGCTGTACTGCTTAAAAAAGAAATCTATGGTTTCTTGGTTAATCGGATTCTATCAGCCTTGGCTCAAGAGGCTTTGTTTCTTGCCGACATGGGAATTGCCACTCCCCAAGAAATTGATATTGCAGTGACGAATGCCCTGGGCCACCCTATGGGCCCCTTCCGGCTAATGGACTTAACCGGTATTGATCTTGCATATTACTCGGCTATGGAACGCTATCAGACCAGTCGTGATCCTAAAGATAAGCCTTCCCCGCTGGTTGTTGAGAAATACGTTAAGGGAGAATGGGGTAAAAAGACAAAAAAGGGGTACTACACTTACGACTGAATCTTCAATAAATGGCATTAATATTGCGTAGTTGTTAAAGAAAGCAGCATTCAGCTTAAAAGTAATTCACAGCTTGTTGGGAGGAATGAATATGGGAGCAGAAGAAATCAAAAATATTTGTGTCGTCGGTGCAGGGAACATGGGGCA
This Desulfosporosinus orientis DSM 765 DNA region includes the following protein-coding sequences:
- a CDS encoding enoyl-CoA hydratase/isomerase family protein; the encoded protein is MTYETIRVEIEEGIATITLNRPEVLNALNSQVFNELAAAAKNLGEDEGVRGVILTGGEKVFAAGADIKQMASLNAVEVVKSIRPSRIAFNLIENLQKPVISAIAGYALGGGCELSLTTDVRIAADNAQFGLPEIKLGILPGGGGTQRLPRLIGAGKAKELIFSGDIINAEEALRIGLVNKVVSADQLMAEAKKMAKKFISKGAIALQLAKSCINEGLQVDLETGLQYEHKCFALLFATEDQKEGMQAFLEKRKPNFQGR
- a CDS encoding acyl-CoA dehydrogenase encodes the protein MASNFRYSTQDHKFIIKEWLDGTKILGLKRYRDMFSLEDVDGILDQALKVCKDVVAPTNDDGDTIKAVFKEGKVTVPPSFHHAFQYVAENGWGATNKDKDNESAMPGLLYGAVHEYMIAANPAFVAYLGLPGGVATIIKQFGTQEQIDFFTPNLFQTTWGGTMCITEPGGGSDVGDMLSKAYPTEDSKIFKIKGTKCFITCGDHDLTENIIHLVLARIDGAVPGTKGLSLFLVPKIWVNEDGSLGEANDVVTVGIEHKMGLKGSATAVLNFGEEGNCRGFLLGAPLNEKGQGEGIAQMFKMINGSRVDTGHCALAVATVAYYNAAAYAKERIQGRPIEDPRGNRVPLIQHEDIRRMLLSQKATLEAMRAIIFKGYYYLDLIAFGDDPEDVRQAKRYIELITPLIKAYCSDQAWLMITEAIQIHGGYGYTEEYPIARQARDVKIYSIWEGTNFIQSLDLVFRKWALDKGTVFNEWLQDIAVFVKEKSESPEFQRDMAMLSRALKAYSELTKTVFGYMQENIHLVPLYSTRLLRVTAELYCGYLLMQQAFVAQEKLVAGAGEVDFYKGKISSAQFYLRNIVPDVIATAEIIKDYDTSAMEIPEEAFNY
- a CDS encoding 3-hydroxyacyl-CoA dehydrogenase family protein — its product is MNIEDVKNICVIGAGNMGHQIALCCALAGYKVTCTDISQEMLDKAEAFAKSYLPERVAKGKLTQEMADGALTNLQFIPSLEEAAGEADYVIEAAVEKMEIKRKLFADLDRIAPPQAILATNSSYIVSSQIADATKRPAKICNMHFFNPALVMKLVEVVQGPHTSEETAQVTMDLCAKLGKIAVLLKKEIYGFLVNRILSALAQEALFLADMGIATPQEIDIAVTNALGHPMGPFRLMDLTGIDLAYYSAMERYQTSRDPKDKPSPLVVEKYVKGEWGKKTKKGYYTYD